In Streptomyces sp. NBC_01551, one DNA window encodes the following:
- a CDS encoding gamma-aminobutyraldehyde dehydrogenase — MTTELRRLRNYIGGEFKDAADGRTTEVVNPATGEAYATAPLSGQADVDAAMAAAAAAFPAWRDTTPSERQKALLKIADAFEARADELVAAESENTGKPLGLTASEELPPMVDQIRFFAGAARLLEGRSAGEYMDGMTSIIRREPVGVCAQVAPWNYPMMMAVWKFAPAIAAGNTVVLKPSDTTPASTVLMAEIIDSILPKGVFNVICGDRETGKAMVEHSTPAMASITGSVRAGMQVAESASKDVKRVHLELGGKAPVVVFEDADLAKAVEDIAVAGYFNAGQDCTAATRVLVHESIHDEFVSALAKAAADTKTGQPDDEDVLYGALNNPNQLKQVAGFIERLPAHAKVEAGGHRVGEKGYFYAPTVVSGLKQDDEIIQNEVFGPVITVQSFTDEAQALEYANGVEFALASSVWTKDHGRAMRMSKNLDFGCVWINTHIPLVAEMPHGGFKKSGYGKDLSAYGFEDYTRIKHVMTSLDG, encoded by the coding sequence GTGACCACCGAACTGCGTCGTCTGCGCAACTACATCGGCGGAGAGTTCAAGGACGCCGCCGACGGGCGGACCACCGAGGTGGTCAACCCCGCCACCGGCGAGGCCTACGCCACCGCCCCGCTGTCCGGTCAGGCCGATGTCGACGCGGCCATGGCCGCGGCCGCCGCCGCCTTCCCGGCCTGGCGTGACACCACCCCCTCGGAGCGGCAGAAGGCCCTGCTCAAGATCGCGGACGCCTTCGAGGCGCGCGCGGACGAGCTCGTGGCCGCCGAGTCGGAGAACACCGGCAAGCCGCTGGGCCTGACGGCCAGCGAGGAGCTGCCGCCGATGGTGGACCAGATCCGCTTCTTCGCGGGTGCGGCCCGCCTGCTCGAAGGCCGCTCGGCCGGCGAGTACATGGACGGGATGACCTCGATCATCCGCCGCGAGCCGGTCGGTGTCTGTGCCCAGGTCGCGCCGTGGAACTACCCGATGATGATGGCCGTCTGGAAGTTCGCCCCGGCCATCGCCGCGGGCAACACGGTCGTCCTGAAGCCCTCGGACACCACCCCGGCCTCCACCGTCCTGATGGCCGAGATCATCGACTCGATCCTGCCCAAGGGCGTCTTCAACGTCATCTGCGGTGACCGCGAGACCGGCAAGGCCATGGTCGAGCACTCCACCCCGGCGATGGCCTCCATCACCGGCTCGGTGCGCGCGGGCATGCAGGTTGCCGAGAGCGCCTCCAAGGACGTCAAGCGCGTCCACCTGGAGCTCGGCGGCAAGGCCCCGGTCGTGGTCTTCGAGGACGCCGACCTCGCCAAGGCCGTCGAGGACATCGCCGTCGCCGGCTACTTCAACGCCGGCCAGGACTGCACCGCCGCCACCCGCGTGCTCGTGCACGAGTCGATCCACGACGAGTTCGTGTCCGCGCTGGCCAAGGCCGCCGCCGACACCAAGACCGGTCAGCCGGACGACGAGGACGTGCTCTACGGCGCGCTGAACAACCCGAACCAGCTCAAGCAGGTCGCGGGCTTCATCGAGCGCCTCCCGGCGCACGCCAAGGTCGAGGCGGGCGGCCACCGGGTCGGCGAGAAGGGCTACTTCTACGCCCCGACCGTGGTCTCCGGCCTGAAGCAGGACGACGAGATCATCCAGAACGAGGTCTTCGGCCCCGTCATCACCGTCCAGTCCTTCACGGACGAGGCCCAGGCCCTGGAGTACGCGAACGGCGTCGAGTTCGCCCTCGCCTCCTCCGTGTGGACCAAGGACCACGGCCGCGCGATGCGGATGTCCAAGAACCTCGACTTCGGCTGCGTGTGGATCAACACCCACATCCCGCTCGTCGCCGAGATGCCGCACGGCGGCTTCAAGAAGTCCGGCTACGGCAAGGACCTCTCCGCCTACGGCTTCGAGGACTACACGCGCATCAAGCACGTCATGACCTCGCTCGACGGCTGA